GGAAATATGGAAACACGTACACGCAGTCCTTTGAATGATTAGAGAGGAATTATTGCAATGTTGGCTTTAAGTCAGAAATTGCAAACATATGAAAACTCTGTGCTGTGTCACTGCAAGAAAATCGTAACCGTAATTTAACTGCGTGTAATAAGCAAAATAGAGTACAAATAACAACCGAGTCTAATTCAACAGGAAAAATAGATGTAACTATAATGTGTTTAAAGGGGAAAAATCACCTGCCAAAAAGGtgcacaaatgcaaaaaataataataataataatgaattcagCATGATAATCCGTAAGAAAATAGTTTTAGTAAACATATCTATGGTGCCTGAAACCGTCAACAGAGTAAGACCTCTTCATTTCTTTTCCTCGGCTCTGGCTCTTCCGTGTCTTTAAACTCATTACTGCCACCTGTACATGCGGAGTGGTAACTGCAGCCTCCATCGTCTGGTCCTGATGCTGAACGGCTTTTTCTTTCACGAAAATTTGTCTGTGTGAATGCATCATTTATGAGACTCTTGTTATTTTTATGAGGCGCAAAGTTGGGGGTAGAATGCAAGACAAACAGCTGAATAATGTAAGCTTTATTTGCTTAAACACCAAGTGCCATGTTGTTAATTGTTTACTAGTGCAATTCTTCACATGAATGAAGTTCTGACAGATGAGaagcagggttttttttatttttctatccaACAAAACAACTCAATAAATATAAAGTCTGTATTTTGAACTACAGGCAgggaataatgataataaactaCTTTACAATAAGCTTCAAAACCAGAAAATAGTGTATATTTGAGGGAATGCAGTCCATCTGTTTGGGTTTGTTGATCCTTTTCATTCCAACTTCCCCATCTGTTCATCACCTCCcactctcctctcttctccttgaCTTTGAGTGTGCTTTGCTCCACCACCAAACAGACTTTGACTGATGTGGTTCAGATCCCACCCTGCAGCGTTCCTATGTGGCCAGCCATGTGAGCTCACATGGAGAGCCGAGGCCAGAGGTGGAAGAAGGCCCGAGTCCAGCTCTCTCAGGTCGGCCCCGGGATGTGAAGGGGCGGAGATGAAGGGGAAGGTACTTTGAAGAACCCGTGGTGTCGGGATGGGTTTGGGCAGGCAGTACGAGAGCAAGAAGGGGTGGACCACAGGCTGAGCCGCTGTCAGGAAACAGAACAGAGAGGCCTCTCAGTCAGGTAGGAGTGTGCAGAGGGAGGGATTTTATGTCTACTGAGACTGGAGAAGACAGCTGAGCAAATTTGGACAGACACAAATTTGACAAAGCTTGGACAGTTTTTCAAAATACTGATTGCAACAATAATGTAAACAACCTACATAAGGACTATCACACTAAGcctaaacaaaataattaatgttCTACATTAATCACAGACAGGCTGAAAAATTATAACATGAAACGCTATACATtcttaacaaaaaaacaaggctTTCTGCCTAAAATTGAGATCTGACAGGATGAAAAGTCATGGTAGATAAAAGAGAGGCacccacagacacagatcatTCCCATCATCCACACTGTGATAATTGCCCTCAGCTCTGTGCAGCATTTCAGCCCTTTTTGTTTGATTACAGTTTATTAGGTTAAAAATTAAGTGTAACCTATGGTACAGCCTGACCACTCTCACTACCATTTCCCATTTCCAGTGCAAcacacagctgttttcagacatgAACCTACCTGACATGTGCCAACCAGCAAAAACACAAAGTTCAAATCTAATGAAACCCATACACATACATAAAAGGTGGACAAAGCCtatcatattatatattattttacagaCCACTTCCTCGATTTTTGCATTTTGGCCATCATCATTCTGGATTTTTGAGTTAGAAAGTGAAGAAGAGGGTAGAACTGGAGAAGAATAAATGTGTTTGATCGTGACAAATTCAGGAAATGTATAAACACACTAATTATTGGTAGGTTTGTTGATAGACCATATAATGCAGTACaaaaaattaaccctataacactaaacgtatcatatttgatacatgacttttgaagctttctacatgatcagtgtgactttttttttttcctgcaataCATGCAATTCGTTCACCAGATCCCTTTCCAgtcacactacaagactgtcattaatgaggaaagaggaagaacaattttgaaaagtaattatcaatttgttagacatgtttgagttatattatgtttttgtttcaaaaataataatatttgagcattgagactcaatgtatcaaatatgatacaaaattgaaactcatacatagaaattaatatttgaaaaaagttttttggggttgttcagaaggaccaataaaggctccagtttcacagaactggaattttctgtcaatgatttaatgtttcaggctttacagggttaaaacagtTAATGTTTGCAAAGTTATGTTAAAAGTATTGTACTTAAGTATCAGTGAACTCATGAATGACTCCTTTGATGGTCTCCTGAACTTTACGCAATCATTTAACTGCTACAGTCAGGCAGGTTGTCaggacaaaaaatatattttattcaataaatagAAGTTTCTTGGTGGGAGGAGGCCAGGCTGGATATGATGGAATAACAAATATGTGACCAGTGTTCATGTATTATTTCAAACTGAAAGTAAATGTTGTCATGTTTAAACAATGTCCGTATGTTTTCCTTCAGTAACTACAACTCAAAACATTTTTTACTTTAGCCTttgcaatacatttttttctaaccACAACCTAGTTGTTTTTGTATGTAAATGTAACCAGGCCTTAACAGAGGATTGTCACAGATTCAATGGAAGTCATTTTTTCCTGTAGTTATCTGTGATATACTAtgttcacatactttttctttaataataataatggattggatttacatagcacttttctatgaatgcatactcaaagcgcatacagtggaTTCATTATTCCATTATTCATTCTCTCACACATTctgcctctggtggtggtaaactacatctgtatccacagctgccctggggcagactgatggaagcgtggctgccaattcatgcctacagcccctccgaccaccaccgttCATATGCATTCATGCAGTAGTGTGAGTTGCAGCACTGGAGTtgcagtgtcttgcccaaggacacaacagtacaggactaggacagagtgggattcgaacctccaacccttcggttattggacaacctgctctaccatctctACCATGGCCGCTCGTACTTTTAATGAGGTGATGCAGCTTCCCATACAAAGTCTACTATGCGTACAATTAGAACACATCAAAGACAAAATGAAGGTGTGGCTGACTCTCCAGCGCCCTGTTCTTGCCTGACTTGTCGGTTCCGATCCTGTCTGATTTCGTTCACATCTCTCCGTCTCTGCCCTGGTAAACCGACCAGCCTTCCATCCGTGACTATGAGATCTGCATTGGTTTACCCTGTCTCTTGTCTGCCTATGACAGCGTGGTGCTTGTTGGTCCCAGCCTCCCTGAGCACTGTTTCTTCTATCCACATCTGTGTCCTCTGCATCACCTCCGTTCGAGGTCTGTCTGCCTTCTCTGCGGTTCTGGTTCTTCTAACCCCTGCTGATCCTGAGCACCTTTTCTGCCTGTTTCCATCTGCAGACATCCTCGTTGCTCTGGCCGAGTGGTGACATTCCGGTCTGCCGGGTTATGCACACACTCACCTTGACTGGCCTCAAGTATCAGAGACAGTCCTGtgttcattattaatattattggtGAAGTCCTGCCTTCCTGTGGTACTTGCCAGTGGCCAGATCTAATAAAGACTCTTACTAGCTTGTACCTGCTTGTCTGTGTGCATTTGGGTCCCCCCTCTCCACTGCCCATTACAACTACAGAGGATTGGTAGAAATAAACAGAGGAGTTTGCCGGCTTGGATGTAaccaaatgcaataaaaacacagtacTTTCTGGTACACTACATTTAACAAACTATGTATTGGAATAGACTAATTCTTTTTGTAGCATACTAAATAGTGTGGTAGTATGTGTATGGTGTGAATTTTCTCAACCTTCCTGTAGGGCCAGTGTATACAGCTGTAGAAAGGCCCTATTGAAACAAATTGGACATCACTATAGATTGATCAGTTCTGTCATTTATGTATGGAGACACATTGTTTTTGTTATCATAAAATCAACCCTTTTTTATGCATATCTGGTGTTCTAATAAGATATATATAATTATGATTGATCCCTTTGGTATAGATGCTCAGTATTAATACCTATATGTATGCaattacaactagaagcactcgtagaccgcagacctccaccaaggcagatcagtggctccCCCACCcacgatcatcaccaaaatttaatcatttgttccttgcgccagtatcaacatttcctgaaattttcatccaaatctgtccacaactttttgagttatcttgcacacggacagacagacagacagacagacagacaaacagacagacagacggacaaaccaacgctaacaaaaacataacctcttggcggaggtaataaatgtatATGAAAGTAAATCTGGCAGTTTTCAAGGTGAAAACCTGTATGCATTTCTGATAACTCCTGTTTCCTTTCCTTCAGACAGCACACAGTGGTAAAACCtcgatatttttttctttgacaTCAGAACTGATATGTTAGTATTACTTTCCATTGCCAATGTGTTACTTCACCTCAAAATACTCTAAATTAAGTTACAGAGTCAGACACCATGTGACTGCAGTTTTCCTGTGACTTGAGCTAAAATAACCTTGACATCTTTGGTGAGCTGAGGCGTTTAAATGGGAGAGTTATGTAAATACAAAAAGTGAAAAGGATTGAAAAGTGGTGCGTTTTCATTTGGTGTTTCTCTGACATTTTAACAGAAGAAAGACGTTTGACTTGAGCTGAAGCTGAATCATTTAATTGActaaaattgattttaaaaaaaaggttcAGTGATATCTTTCtgaaatcaaagctttgtttctttaaattcattgctgctaaacattggttctgctgttgtgtttcacacggacacttaatgtgatgcacatgatgccaggatcaacataaacaacagaagagacgaggacaaaaatgcagaaaatgtcgatgttcacttttctacattggaaccaacACTTACTCTATAGAAACATTATGACTGTGAGTGTCTAtttgtttcagttggatgttagttccatgttcagttggtgtAAGTaaataagttggatccaaatgtgttgaagactgacctgacttattgtttgtagatgtcatttgacttgtttcttgttgtttctagctatagatatttttatatatactttaacactgttgttattgttgttcgtattcctatatagatattttttatattggctatccttttacttttagattttttgtggttgttgtttcagctggttctgtcagattcagacatgtctttttcacatttgtacaaatattttttgctttttcaaataattgtttaattgaattaaatcaaagaaaataatccatagtttaatcaattacaaaaataatcaatggcTGCAGCTCTAGTCTCAACtcatataaaataagataaaatatactttattaatccccaagaggaaaattcaagtgtgtacagcagcacaagacaatatgcatcaaatacaatagaaaaataaaaacaaagatgtcatatatatatatatatatatatatatatatatatatacatatatatatatatatatatatatatatatatatatatatatatatgtcacagtagagattgaaatccagtaggataatcctagtaggattacaaatcctactaggacagattgaaattttagtttgtccttggacaaactgaaatcttacaagaaattaggatctgaagattggaattcctatctgtcctaggagaatttgcaatcctactggatttcaatctctactgtgatatatataaacaagtttgttaaagtgactaaagggtcaaaaaatagcaaaaatagtGATAAAGTAGAAAGTGAACCTGCCTTCTGGACCGTTAGAacttgtatttgatcccattacaacctgtatttgatcccattagaacccgtatttgatcccattagaacccgtATTTGATTCCATTAGAACccgtatttgatcccattagaacccgtatttgatcccattagaacccgtatttgatcccattagaacccgtatttgatcccattacaacctgtatttgatcccattagaacccgtatttgatcccattagaacccgtATTTGATTCCATTAGAACccgtatttgatcccattagaacctgtatttgatcccattagaacctgtatttgatccctttagaacctgccttttgtaccaTTAGGTGACTTTTTACAAGTGTGTAAATGAGTGACACTGACAGATGCAAACGACTGTTTAGAGCAGGCTGTAGTTCAAGCCAAGCtgctgttgtacagtctgatggagGTTGGAATGAAGCAGCGTCTGAATCTGAAACTATCTGATTAGTGGATGCTACAGACCTGCTGGCTGTGGTCTTACCTCTGTCCATCACTGACCCTGTTCCTCCACATAGTGGAAAGCCGCTCTCagcagagaggagaggaaaactGTTCTGGACCAGCtgaaggatggaaggatggaaggaggATGAGATGGAGGATGGGTGAAATGgaacacacacagactgacataCACCAAATATTAAGAACACCACTCGAAGATGTTCGCCTGTTACAGAATGAACATGTCACAAATGGATCAAAGCTACTGGAGATGACACCAGGGGGTCATTAAGACAGACAGTCTTCTGTTCAGCTCCAGGAAGGTGTTCTGATATTTTGTACACTGCTGGTCTCAGCTGACTGTGAAAACTTAATTACAATATCTAATAATATGAGTTTAATTCCAAACTGGGATTCCCATTTGCAAGATGAACCCCTGCTCTTGCAAAATTAATCATAATCATTCAAAATATGATTGAAATAACTTCCAAATGAATAATAACCTTAACTCTTTACTGCCGTCTGCATTACAGAAGCAGCCAGTCTGTTGAACTGAAATTAAATTAGCAAATTTATGTAACGATTTTCATTCAAACCAGCCAAGTTTATATTCAATAATACAACTGGAAGAATTCTTTCTGTTTAAGGTGGATTCattttttatgtcaaataaaaCAGTTGGGGTAAATTCTTTTGTCTCTTTGAAATTCCTTGTAAAAGACCATTTGTTTTTGGAAAACTGGTTTTATAATAGTGTCGTGGGAACATCGTCCTCCATCAAAATGTAAGTCAACATTTACCAAGACTCAACATTCTCTTTACTGGTATTTGGACACCAGTGTTGgggaagttacttttaaaaagtaacttttgctcATTACACATTACTTCtttaaaaagtaatccattatttTACTTAGTTGCCCTCTGTGGAAAGTAATTTTTCATGTTACTCATTACTTTTACGTTACATTTATGTTGCCTGACTTTGAGCAGGACCTTGATACCCACTTATGGGCTAATAGGttaacacaaaatacataagggCTTATCATTTTTTGTCCAACTCTGGTTTAGTTACCTGGCGAAATGTGGTGAAATGAGAGCCTGTGACTATTGCGCAGGCGCAGCTGTTTCACTACCAGAAGGTTACATCAAAAAGAAAGCGTTTGCACATACCCGACAGTTTGGAGCATGCACGTAATTCTAAGGGCGTAAAAAAATTTAGGGGGAAAAATTGTACGACAATTGTCAAATCTGTCCCCAAGAAAAGTAACTTGATGAGATGTCACTCGAAGTCATTCCAcgaacatggcgacgaacataaatatcacattgattgaggggtgggattaaataggtttatacttcttcctactccctttcagccATAAAAGTTCAgacatgtacttgaagatagatcctgttcatttaaatgttattttgtttttgtcttactttgcttttttaaaattttgtttctttgcatgcactaaataaataaactaaaaaagcactcggagagcgcaggcctccgccaaggcagatcaggcccCCCCAGTCAcgaccaaaatttcatcattacctccgccaggaggtattgtgatcactttgctttgtgtgtttgcgtgcgtgtttgtttgtttgatagcaagataactcaaaaagttatagacggattttcatcaaattttcagaaaatgttgatactggcacaaggaagaaatgattaaagtttggtggtgatgggggggggcagatctgtcttggcgtaggtctgcactctccgagtgcttttcttgtttgttgcttgtgccagtatccacatttcctgaaaatttcatcaaaatccgtccgtaaactttttgagttatcttgctaacagacaaaccaaacaaacaaacaaacaaacagacaaaccctgatgaaaacataacctcctaaataaataaataaataaatagatttacagatatattttacTTTATGCTCTACAGTACTCTATctcgtattaaattaaaaaatgatttggtttcttgGTGTGTTCACGCATACCATgtctgttttaaaactcttcttcttcacttgtaacatccatcaacatccgtttttttttttttgttcatgtgactctagttgcgcaaataggtctttccattgcagttttgcgtgatataccaatttcgctatgcccgaaaaccacttcttgcaagtgcaaaaacttttaatcaaaaacgAGTGTTTTGGCaaaactgtcgtttttccattaagcaaattttaatgtacaagttatattcatgcaatttgtgggtcaatggaaaagcgagtagTGACACCCTATAAGTGAATATGTGAGATACAGAGATGTAGTGATAACCTGATGTCCTGGTGGTGGGTATCCTGGATAGTTCACCAGAATGAGTTTGTTGAAGTTGAACTTGTAGGTGAACCTTTTCCCTTTGGTCTTGTGCAGGATTCTCTTGTTGTAGTAATATCTGGAATCAGAAGGTTTTATGTGTCATATTAGTTTGACTTTGTTGTTACTACATGCACTCCTGTTCCTGTAGGGCActttagattttaaaaaaaaagggcttACCAAATGGTATGTGTTGCATCTATGGGtattttaaatgttaaaatttaATTTTACAACATATGTTAGCAAGGAATACAGTTTATTTACAGCTGCTGCCTGAGGGTGAAGTAGCACAGATGAAGAGGATTACACAGATTTACACTCAGGAAGCTGCAGCCCACAGGTTGttaatgcatatgtgtgtgtgtgtgtgtgtgtgtgtgtgtgtgagggtgtgtgtgtgtgtgtgtgtgtgtgtgtgtgtgtgtgtgtgtgtgtgtgtgcgtgtgtgtgtgtgtgcgtgcgtgtgtgtgtgtgcatgcttcTATATGGCTTGTGTTTGCATTTCCCCAGGATGTCAGTCTGATGTTGACATCTCTTATGCATTTTGCATTACCTCAGTGCCCGGCTCAGCTTGTCGTAGTTCATGTGTGGTTTGCCTTTCCGTTCCCCCCACAGCTTGGCCAGCCTCTCTGGATCCCTGATGACGAATTCTCCCCACTCCCCTCCCCATCCAATGG
The DNA window shown above is from Sphaeramia orbicularis chromosome 17, fSphaOr1.1, whole genome shotgun sequence and carries:
- the LOC115436828 gene encoding transcriptional regulator Erg produces the protein MAKCTLTPLVKSVLFPDWAYKPAWSPGSRQVQLWHFLLELLGRGEGGAIGWGGEWGEFVIRDPERLAKLWGERKGKPHMNYDKLSRALRYYYNKRILHKTKGKRFTYKFNFNKLILVNYPGYPPPGHQLVQNSFPLLSAESGFPLCGGTGSVMDRAAQPVVHPFLLSYCLPKPIPTPRVLQSTFPFISAPSHPGADLRELDSGLLPPLASALHVSSHGWPHRNAAGWDLNHISQSLFGGGAKHTQSQGEERRVGGDEQMGKLE